The following DNA comes from Anaerostipes rhamnosivorans.
TGCAATTTCCTTTCCAGGATCTTCTGCCACTACAACATCGTGTATATCAGATATTTTAGCTAAAATTTGGGCTTTCGGACTAATTACATCTCTTATTTCCTTAGGTAATCTATTCATTGCATTACCAATCTGTGGGCCGAACAAATCATTAAATGTATTGTCATATTCTTGATCTGCATAAGCTATAACTTGATTTTTAATTTTTTCTTTCCAATAATCAACAACCCCTCTTCTAAACTCTTTCTCTTCTTCAGCAAGCTTTTCGGCTTCAGGCGCAACTCCCATATTAGAATTGTTCATTACCCACTCTGTAGAAACACTTCCTGAAGATAATAGTTTATTCTTTTCATTCATTTGCCACCGATTTGGATTTCTGTCAGAGAAGAATTTTTTTATTCTTTTATTCATCTGATTTTCCAAATATTTAAATTCCTGTACTTCTTTCTGAGAAAAAGATTTTTTCTCTCCTGCAACAATTTTATCAATACCTTTTGGTATTTTCCCTGTCTTAGCATAAATCTCAGCAACTTTTTTATTTGTCCCATATGGATCTTTTTCAAAATCTAAATCGCCAATTCCAACTTTCTTTTTCTTTCTATATCCAGTAGAAGTATATTCATATTCATCTCCACCAATCACAATTGTGTCTGACAATTTACTCCCCCTCCTTCCATTCCAAATAATTTTCCAATTCTATTTCTGTGGAGGCAAGGACAAAAGCCCTCTCCCCCCGGCCCAAGCCGAGGATCTCTGAGGGCAGTTTTCCCTGTTTCTGCCAGATGTAATGTAGCTTCCAGGCTAGCGGACTAGCCTCAATCAGTTTTTTGCGTAGTCCTCCACAGTTACCTCAGAGTCATAAAATCCACTTAGTTTATCAATTTGATCGTCAATTGCGTCTTTTTCTCCGGCTCTCAGCACCGTATTAATTACATCAATTCCCTGCAGTACAGAAAAACCTTTTCTTTCAAGGCCATCCATTACTGTTGGATTATCCCACACATTTTCCTTATCCACGGTTGCCAGATAGATTTTCCATGCAGTAAATTCTTCAATTCTTAACTCTTTTTCAATCGGCGGTAATTTAGGATTATTGGGGTTTGCCATTTTCACTACTGATTTTCTTCGCGCAGTCAGTAATTCCTCTTCACTCAATGGACGGATTTTAAAGGAAAAAAACAATTTACCTTTCCTTTTGATCTGGATTTCTGTCTGAAGAGCGTCATCTGTTCTGAAATCTGCTGCTGCCAGCAGCCCCTGTACTAAATCCATCTCA
Coding sequences within:
- a CDS encoding phage tail assembly chaperone, translated to MENVANTSVEQGIEVTKENEMDLVQGLLAAADFRTDDALQTEIQIKRKGKLFFSFKIRPLSEEELLTARRKSVVKMANPNNPKLPPIEKELRIEEFTAWKIYLATVDKENVWDNPTVMDGLERKGFSVLQGIDVINTVLRAGEKDAIDDQIDKLSGFYDSEVTVEDYAKN